In Carnobacteriaceae bacterium zg-84, the genomic window TCATGGCAAGCACGGATAATTCGTACAGCAATTTCACCACGATTGGCAATCAATACTTTTTTTATCATACCTTACCGTCCAATAATAAATGTCATTTCTGCTTCACATACTTTTTTATCGCCAACAAAGGCTTGTCCAAAGCCAATACCTGCGTAAGATTTTAATTTAACAATATCTACTTGTAGACGCAACACGTCACCTGGTACAACTTTTTGTCTAAATTTGACTTTATTTAACCCACCTAAATAAGCTGTTTGTCCTTTAAATTCCTCTTTTTGTAATAGCGGAATTGACCCAGCTTGTGCCAATGCTTCTACAATGAAGACACCCGGTAAAACAGGTTCTCCTGGAAAATGCCCTTGAAAAACTTGTTCATTTATTGTTACATTTTTTGTACAAACAACACGTTCTCCTGGAATAAGTTCATCAACACGATCAATGAAAAAAATAGGAAAACGATTTGGAATAATATCCATTACTTCTTGTGCTGTTAAGACTGTCATATTCTTACTCCTTATAAAATTCTAAATAGAGGTTGCCCAAATTCAACAATTTGTTGATTATCTACCATTATCTCTGTGACAACACCTGCAACGTCACTTTTAATTTCATTCATAATTTTCATTGCTTCAACGATACACAATACATCACCAACAGCAACTGTATCACCAACTTGTTTAAAAGGGGATAAATCTGGTGCTGGAGATAAATAAGCAACACCGACTAATGGACTTTCAATAATATTTCCTTGAGAAATAGCTTGTGTTGGTATCGTTTCATCATTTGTCACCACAGATATTTCTTGTTTGCTATCAGTTTGTGTTTGACTATGTGACAATGGTGCATGTACTAAATCTGCTTGCTCTCTTTTAGATAAAGTGATGTGCATATCGTCTGTTTTGATGTCAACATACATCATCTCTGATTGATTCACTAATTGAATTAACTCTTTTATCTTTTCAAAACTCATCATGAATACTCTCCGATGCTTTTATTTTATCTCCCACTTTTTAAAACACAATACGGCATTATGTCCACCAAAACCTAATGAGTTACTGATAGCATAGTGTGCATCACATGCACGTGCCTTATTTGGAATATAGTCTAAATCGCATAATGCATCTGCTTCTTGATAATTAGCTGTTGGTGGCAATATACCTTCTTGCAATGCTTTGACACATGCGATGGCTTCCACAGCACCAGCTCCCCCTAGTAAATGTCCTGTCATACTTTTTGTACTTGAAATCGCCAATTTATAGGCATGCTCTTTAAAAGCATATTTAATAGCCGTGGTTTCAGCACTATCATTTGTCGGTGTACTTGTTCCATGCGCATTTACATAGTCGATATCACAAGGTTGAATACCGGCTTCTTCTATTGCTAATAACATTGCTTTTCCAGCACCACTACCGTCAGGTGTTGGCGCCGTCATGTGATAAGCATCTGCATTGCTACCATATCCAACCACTTCAGCATAGATAGTTGCGCCACGTTTTTGAGCATGCTCTAAACTTTCTAATATTAAAATGCCGGCTCCTTCTCCCATAATGAAACCGTTTCTTTCTTTATCAAAAGGTATAGATGCTCTATCTGGATTTTCACTTGTTGATAAAGCTGTTAAAGCCGCAAAACCTGCAATCCCAATTTCACAAATTGTTCCTTCACTACCACCAGCAATGATAATATCCGAATATCCATGTTTAATATGACGGTATGCTTCACCAATAGCATTTGTTGAAGATGCACATGCTGTAACAATATCTAAGCAGATTCCTTTAGCACCATATTTTATAGCAACATTTCCTGAAGCCATATTGCCAATTGTTAGTGGAACGAATAATGGTGGAACACGTTTAGCACCTTTTTCATGCATTTTAATAATGCCTGCTTCCATGTCATCTAATCCACCAATACCAGAACTAATCATAACACCTACTCTATCAACATTCGTTTGTTGTGATAAATCGCTTAAACCTGCACTAGATAATGCTTCTGCAGTTGCCGCAATCGCATATTGAGAAAAAAGAGCCATACGTTTATATTCTTTTCTATCCATTGTTAAACTAGGATCAAATGCTTTCACTTCTGCAGCTAATGTAACACCTGTTTGACTCGCATCAAATTTTGTAATAGGTGCAATCCCATGTTTTCCCTCTTTTAAAT contains:
- the accB gene encoding acetyl-CoA carboxylase biotin carboxyl carrier protein; amino-acid sequence: MMSFEKIKELIQLVNQSEMMYVDIKTDDMHITLSKREQADLVHAPLSHSQTQTDSKQEISVVTNDETIPTQAISQGNIIESPLVGVAYLSPAPDLSPFKQVGDTVAVGDVLCIVEAMKIMNEIKSDVAGVVTEIMVDNQQIVEFGQPLFRIL
- the fabF gene encoding beta-ketoacyl-ACP synthase II codes for the protein MNRVVVTGLGAITPLGNDVETYWGNLKEGKHGIAPITKFDASQTGVTLAAEVKAFDPSLTMDRKEYKRMALFSQYAIAATAEALSSAGLSDLSQQTNVDRVGVMISSGIGGLDDMEAGIIKMHEKGAKRVPPLFVPLTIGNMASGNVAIKYGAKGICLDIVTACASSTNAIGEAYRHIKHGYSDIIIAGGSEGTICEIGIAGFAALTALSTSENPDRASIPFDKERNGFIMGEGAGILILESLEHAQKRGATIYAEVVGYGSNADAYHMTAPTPDGSGAGKAMLLAIEEAGIQPCDIDYVNAHGTSTPTNDSAETTAIKYAFKEHAYKLAISSTKSMTGHLLGGAGAVEAIACVKALQEGILPPTANYQEADALCDLDYIPNKARACDAHYAISNSLGFGGHNAVLCFKKWEIK
- the fabZ gene encoding 3-hydroxyacyl-ACP dehydratase FabZ, with amino-acid sequence MTVLTAQEVMDIIPNRFPIFFIDRVDELIPGERVVCTKNVTINEQVFQGHFPGEPVLPGVFIVEALAQAGSIPLLQKEEFKGQTAYLGGLNKVKFRQKVVPGDVLRLQVDIVKLKSYAGIGFGQAFVGDKKVCEAEMTFIIGR